Below is a window of Lodderomyces elongisporus chromosome 3, complete sequence DNA.
ACAGCAAACTATTTTTATACATGACTGGATGCTTTCGCCTGAACTATACCTTAGACGACCAGCTAATGGTAACCAACAGTACAGAATTGATAGACTTCTTCAGAAGAAAGCTAGGGAAGGTGTCAAGATTTTTGTCATTATCTACAGAAATGTGGGAACCACAGTGGCAACAGATTCTCTTTACACCAAGCACTCAATTTTGTCAttgaatgaaaagaatatcCACGTTATCCGTTCTCCAAATCAGCTTTTGCAGAACACATACTTTTGGGCACATCACGAAAAGCTTTGCATTATTGATCACACCTATGCGTTTTTGGGAGGAATTGATCTTTGTTATGGTAGGTTCGATACATCGGATCACGTATTGACGGATGATTCTCCAGTTAACTTTGACAGCATGCAACCCGATGATAGAATGACTCCCGAAAAGTTTCTCAACTTTACAACGTTTGTCGGTAAAGACTACTCGAACCCTAGGGCTAAGgatttttttgatcttgaCAAGCCGTATGTTTCTATGTATGACAGAAACACGACACCTAGGATGCCGTGGCATGATATTCACATGTTGACTACGGGCAAAGCTGGTCGTGATTTGGCGAGACATTTTGTGCAAAGATGGAATTATTTGATTAGGCAAAAGCGTCCCAGTAGGTTAACACCTTTGCTTCTTCCACCGCCCGACTTCCTGGACGAAGAAGCAGAGGCCCATGGCTACTCTGGAACTTGTAATGTTCAATTGTTGCGTTCTGCGGGTAATTGGTCTCTCGGTTTGCAAGAGCACGAGCAAAGTATTCAAAATGCTTATTTGAAGCTAATTGAAACATCACAACATTTCGTGTACATTGAAAATCAATTCTTTGTGACTGCATgtgttgttgatggtgttgagataaagaataaaattgGAGATGCATTAGTCGAGAGAATTATTCGTGCACATGATGAAGGTACCAATTGGAAAgctattattgttataCCGTTAATGCCTGGATTTGAAGCACAAGTCGATCAGCCAGAGGGTTCATCAGTGAGAGTGATTATGCAATGTCAGTACATGTCGATATCTAGAGGAGAGTCCTCAATCTTTgctaaattgaaaatgcgCGGAATCAATCCTGAAGATTATATccaattcttttcattGCGTAAATGGGGCCGCATTGGTCCAAAGAGAACTTTGGTGACCGAGCAGTTGTACATTCATGCAAAATGTAtgattgttgatgatgtatCTGTTATCATTGGAAGTGCCAATATCAATGAAAGGTCAATGAGAGGTGTTCGTGATTCTGAAGTGGCTGCGGTAATCCAAGATCAAGAACAAATTACCACCAAGATGAACGGTAAACCTTACAAAGCTGCTAAGTTTGCGCACACATTAAGAATGCGCTTGATGAGAGAACACTTGGGTGTGTCGCTAGACATTTTGGATACGGTTGAACGAAGATTTAAGCGTTTCGAGGATTTTGCTTCTTCCGATGAAGGTCTCAAGTATGCGACAACTGATTTCAAAGATCTTCGCGATCGTCAATTGTCTGCCATGGTTGAGCTTGCTACTAGAGATGTTTTGAACGAACGTGATGGAACACAGAGATGGAAGGACCGCATTGAAATATCGGGACTCGACGCCGAAGTTGCCGCATTTGACTATAAGGAAGAAGAGTCATTACTGCCACCACCTTTGTTCTTGCCTGTTTCTTTCAATAACCGTACCGGCCCCAATGAAGCCAATAGAGGTGTGCgagacaagaaaaagaaatcatACGACCCTAGAGTCCAGCGTAATAAAGATCATTACCATGATGTTGCTGGAAAAGGTACCGATAAGTATCACTCAAAGCTAGCTGAAAGTGCTAGAGTAACAAGTAGCGAGTTCTTGAAAGAGTTATCCGTGCAGGTCATGGAGGGCACAACTCCAAGTACCAGTTTCTTACCAGACGTGGAAAGTGTCCGTGAGTTTTTGAATGGCGATGATGCTGAATTAGCTGGTGTGTATAAAGAGGAAGATGTAGCTCAAATCATTAGGCgaagaaatgaagaaaggtggttattgttgaaaaaggTTTCATATTTGCAAAGAGTAGCAGCTAAAGAGCAACATTCCAAAACGGTTGAAAACAATAGGCGCCAACAAGGAGGGTTGGATCCtcaatcatcatcatctcaCGGATCTCAGGAGCATGGTGAAACCAATGGAGACCAAATTGTTGATGGAATATCCACAGGTAAAGGTCTCGGCGCTGATTATGTTAGAGATGACCAACACCAAGCTGTTTCCTTGACCGATTCAGCTGTAAAGGAAATTTTGAATGGATTGACTATTCCGGAGGCCAAAGTTAGCAATTTCATGGATCCATACGATTTCGAAGATCCTGTGAACCCCGTATTCTATGAATACGTATGGAATGAGCATGCCAGAAGAAATACTGAGCTTTTCCGAATGGTATTCCACTGTCAACCAGATGACGCAGTTAGCCGTTGGGCGGAGTATAcgtatttttcaaaattgcaAAGCACATTTATGAAGAGTCAAAACCCCGAACTGCGCGATAGTACATCAAGCCAAGCAGGGTCCAATAGCGAGGAACACGGTGTATCGAAGAAAGATGACATGCAGATGGCCAACAATATTAAACGGAGTGCTCCTGAAGGTCCAAATAGCACTGGAAATATTGCAAGTCAGGACGAAGACTATGGTTTGTTGGGAAGAGTTCCTCCTTCTAAAGAGGAGCGCATGGAATCGGAAAAgcccaaaaaaattaggaACAAACTTGTACGTAGTATGAGTTCTTTTGCTGGTGCCAAAGATGATCAGAGATCTTTGCGTTCTAGCTCCGATGGAGAAGATTTACACGGTGATATTCtcgaagaaaaggaaatgtTTGAAAATAATACCGCAGTACCACCCGATTCGGAAACATCACCTGAAGTTGATGGTGAAATGAGAGATGGAACAATAGATGAGAAGCTCACCGAGACTGCAGATCCTGCAAAGCTTTTTGATGAAATTAACAGCGCCGATGGTAACAATGGCAACAATACTAATCAAAACTTGCCGAATGGGTCTTGGTCTCAAGAGAATACCAATGAACATGAAGTATTGCATTCAGCAACCCAAAAGGCAAATAGTTTCAATAGCAGCTACGACGAGGAACAACCGCACGTGAGGAAGAATAGAGCAGGCGCTTTCCTTACGCGTAGAAAGATTCAAAGTGGAGAAGCTGTTTATGATAAAGCAACTGCGGAAAAATTCTTGAGTGCAATCCAAGGCCATTTGGTGTACTTCCCCACTGAATGGTTAAGCACCGAgttgaagaacaacaactggTTTTACAATACTGATAGATTACCACCAATGGAGATATATGATTAGATAGAATCAATATACAGAGATACAaaagtttatttttttttctcttgttagtattgttaattttcttttttttttcccctttccCCCTATTatcccttttttcttttttttcctcttttttcattttcattttcttttcttaacAATTTTGACATTAgattgtgtgtgttgatcAAGCGTTGGAAATTTCTTTCACTCTTCAGCTTCGCTTCATATGGTATTGCTTCTATTCATGCTTCCCTGTGGGGGGTGTGCCTAGAAAGCCATCGATGCGCGTGTAGTTCAAAGTTGCGAATAACGAACGACAACAGGACAAAACaatagacaaaaaaaaaaaaaattaaatttaagaaaggaaaaacaaaaaatagagGTTGGATATTAAATTGCGCCTATAGAAACTGTCAGCAAAGCTATAAAacagatatatatatacatattgcTTACAAAAAATAACCGCACCAGTGTCTTGAATTGATATTACTCATTCACCACAAGCAATCCATTTAGCCTCGAGCAAAATCTATAGTACCAATTTATTTTGCCTAGACCTCACCTGCAATGTTTCTCCAAATACTTTCATATATCGGAGTTGTCATTGGATTTTTATTCCTCGTGTTATCGATTGCTTCGGGACTTTACTACATATCCGAGCTAGTAGAGGAACACACTGAACCAACTAAACGATTCCTTAAACGAGTCATTTACACAATAATGGTTACCTTTGTTCTCCTAATGCTATTTGACAAGTTCCCAATCAAACttactttattttcagTGTTTAGTTACTTTGTCTATTTGCAGAATTTGGTAAAATTCCCTTATGTTGAGTTGACAAGTCCAATTTTTCTTGCCAGCGTCGTGTTGGTTATAGCCAACCATTTCTTATGGTTCAACCATTTCCACAACCCCGAAATTCCTTCATTGGAGGTTAGATTGAGACCCGATTATGTGCCGCCATATATACCCAACTTTATGGAGATTTGTTCGTTTTTCGGATTGTTAGTATGGTTTGTTCCATTTGCACTTTTTGTAAGTCTAAGTGCTCATGACAATTTGTTGCCTCACCATAATGTTGTAGACGCAAATGGAccagaacaaaagaagaagaagaacggCTTGGC
It encodes the following:
- the SVP26 gene encoding erv26 super protein is translated as MFLQILSYIGVVIGFLFLVLSIASGLYYISELVEEHTEPTKRFLKRVIYTIMVTFVLLMLFDKFPIKLTLFSVFSYFVYLQNLVKFPYVELTSPIFLASVVLVIANHFLWFNHFHNPEIPSLEVRLRPDYVPPYIPNFMEICSFFGLLVWFVPFALFVSLSAHDNLLPHHNVVDANGPEQKKKKNGLAKVVVANLREYVYAISRKLGYELDPHRGSIVY
- the SPO14 gene encoding Phospholipase D1, which produces MSHQAAKPSKYELKDAPRIHDNNNNNDDDDDRRPLRESSDFNKIFRSVSGEPHDHKFRQRPSLSRDHSSDAEDSSQIISNPMHFPNQFYDPMESRYESSEDEENNDADYAAGGDASASNTNEQERTNNMASPKPDSREQVEASQNENLNTETNQNQPPTQRSRVQFTHSQTFSSFLPSMFSNNHHQHQHQPSTETPEGTEINDADLDQVQRPGFGSRSESTKQPRLKNKLKFWRKKDKERFSYNANDESPDESEKLRRERASELLTNLSMGSPAIRLMGACLLEDESGIARAPLLLTLLGFQIYDVTNDDLTKFRRFRIDVEYGFGIERMQWSIERSTTELFYLHSKLKIELWRKDYSANITSKDTPGNKLPKLPFPPFKKNTDKSKQGSRSKKSDSGRRRQSLAQEHDHHHDHHHDHDGGEGEEEEEEEEEDEDEEGDGGDGASLNTVRSRLSRLRSNLGSITSAMSHEHKTDFIERRKQKNAAYIREVEDYLRKLILFIKLRPQSNYVFAFFEISPLSALLSYESGYMGKQGDIHIRGTAKSQGWRVGHFKVNDLKGIYDRRVDKWMLTRDSYIVYVSNINSTTPLDVFLVDSNFKITTKNVQITEEEEDEEEPEGFETGSLSGKKLQSLHNNSKPDAVFSHLKITLENRERKLVVIPKNSREHVAWLKSFKLMQQNTIWSQKHRFDSFAPIRTNCFAQWFVDGRDYFWALSAALEMAQQTIFIHDWMLSPELYLRRPANGNQQYRIDRLLQKKAREGVKIFVIIYRNVGTTVATDSLYTKHSILSLNEKNIHVIRSPNQLLQNTYFWAHHEKLCIIDHTYAFLGGIDLCYGRFDTSDHVLTDDSPVNFDSMQPDDRMTPEKFLNFTTFVGKDYSNPRAKDFFDLDKPYVSMYDRNTTPRMPWHDIHMLTTGKAGRDLARHFVQRWNYLIRQKRPSRLTPLLLPPPDFSDEEAEAHGYSGTCNVQLLRSAGNWSLGLQEHEQSIQNAYLKLIETSQHFVYIENQFFVTACVVDGVEIKNKIGDALVERIIRAHDEGTNWKAIIVIPLMPGFEAQVDQPEGSSVRVIMQCQYMSISRGESSIFAKLKMRGINPEDYIQFFSLRKWGRIGPKRTLVTEQLYIHAKCMIVDDVSVIIGSANINERSMRGVRDSEVAAVIQDQEQITTKMNGKPYKAAKFAHTLRMRLMREHLGVSLDILDTVERRFKRFEDFASSDEGLKYATTDFKDLRDRQLSAMVELATRDVLNERDGTQRWKDRIEISGLDAEVAAFDYKEEESLSPPPLFLPVSFNNRTGPNEANRGVRDKKKKSYDPRVQRNKDHYHDVAGKGTDKYHSKLAESARVTSSEFLKELSVQVMEGTTPSTSFLPDVESVREFLNGDDAELAGVYKEEDVAQIIRRRNEERWLLLKKVSYLQRVAAKEQHSKTVENNRRQQGGLDPQSSSSHGSQEHGETNGDQIVDGISTGKGLGADYVRDDQHQAVSLTDSAVKEILNGLTIPEAKVSNFMDPYDFEDPVNPVFYEYVWNEHARRNTELFRMVFHCQPDDAVSRWAEYTYFSKLQSTFMKSQNPESRDSTSSQAGSNSEEHGVSKKDDMQMANNIKRSAPEGPNSTGNIASQDEDYGLLGRVPPSKEERMESEKPKKIRNKLVRSMSSFAGAKDDQRSLRSSSDGEDLHGDILEEKEMFENNTAVPPDSETSPEVDGEMRDGTIDEKLTETADPAKLFDEINSADGNNGNNTNQNLPNGSWSQENTNEHEVLHSATQKANSFNSSYDEEQPHVRKNRAGAFLTRRKIQSGEAVYDKATAEKFLSAIQGHLVYFPTEWLSTELKNNNWFYNTDRLPPMEIYD